A segment of the Deltaproteobacteria bacterium PRO3 genome:
AAGGTCTCCACCTTGACGACCCTGCTCGAGCCCCTGATGATCGTGGTGATGGGCGGCGTCGTCGCGGCCATCGTCCTCTCGATTTTATTGCCGATTTTGAAGATGAACCAGATGGTCCGCTAGCCGGTCCCACGGGGTGGGTAGCGGAACTGATTGAAATAACTTGCTAAAAATATTGAATATTTTAAAACGGAACCCAGATCTGTTACGTTAAGCCATTATCGTCCCGTTATGGACAGGAGGGGAAATATGTCTTTCAGGGGTGTCGCCAAAGTCCTTCGCAGCCAGGCCGGTATGACCCTCATCGAAATCATGGTCGTCGTCGCCATCATCGGTTCGATCGCGGCCCTGGTCACGGTGAACGTCTTGAATTATCTGGACGAGTCCAAGGTCGAGACCACCAAGATCCAAATGAAGAACGTCGAGGGCGCCCTCGACCAATACAAGCGCCGCCACGGCTCCTACCCCACCACCGAGCAGGGCCTCTCCGCCCTGGTCGAGAAGCCCACGGTAGGCAAGGTTCCCGACAACTATCCCCCCGACGGCTACCTGAAGGCCGTGCCCAAGGACGGCTGGGGCAACGATTTCATCTACGCCTCGCCGGGGACGGCCGGGCACAAGATCGAGATCATCTCCTACGGCGGCGACGGGCAGGAGGGCGGCGAAGGCTTCGACGCCGACATCACCAATTACGAGGTCAAGGAAGAGGCAAAGACGGAGTAGGGGCGGGCCGGGCCGTCGATCCGAGCCTGCGTGGATTTGAAATTTTCTTGGGCCTGGCGCCGGGGCTTCTTATGAGCCCCCGCGGCAAGGCCTTTTTTTTGAGGGGCTGGGGAATGCGTCTTCAAAGGTCCGACGCCCGGGGTTTCACCCTGATCGAGATCATGATCGTCGTGCTCATCATCGCCTTGATGATGGGCATGGGCGTGGCCATCCTCTTTCCCGGCAACGAGGCCAAGCTCCGAGAGCAATCCGCCAAGCTGGCAGGCACGATCAAATTCCTCTACAACGAGGCCGCCGTCAAAAATAAATACTACCGCCTGGTCTTTGACCTCGACCAGCAGAGCTACGCCGTCGAATCCAGCACCGAGCCCTTCCTGGTCCGCATGATCGAGGAAGATCCCAAAAAGAACGCCGCCAAGGACGAGGCCCCCGCCGAGGGCGAACCGGGCGCCACGCCCGCCGCGGGTTTCACCGGCGAGGAGGGCATGCTGGTCCAGACGACCAAGCTGCCGGCGGGGATCAAGTTCAAGGACGTCTTCGTCATGCACCACAAAGAGCGGCAGGAGAGGGGCAAAGTCGAGGCCTATTTCTTCCCCAACGGCTTCGTCGAGCCCCTGGTCGTCAACTTGACCGACGAAGACGAGCAGAGCTTTTATTCCCTGCAGGTGAATCCCCTGACCGGTCGGTCCAAGATCCGCAGCGAGTACTACGAGGCCAAACCGGAAGAGCTCGTTCCGCAGCCGCAGGAGGGCTCGTCATGAGGCGCAGGACCGCCGGCTCCGCGGGCTTCACGCTGATCGAGATCATGATCTCGCTCTCCATCCTCTCCATTTCGCTGCTCAGCATCTACGCTGCCCAGGGCAACTCGCTGCGCGCCAGCGGTCGCGCCGAGAACATCCAAACCGCCTCGATGCTGGCGCGGCAGAAGATGACCGAAAAGATGATCGAACTGCAGAAGGACCTCGATAAGGGCAAGTTTCCCGACGAGCAGATCAACGACCAGGGCGAATTCGAACCGCCTTTCGAGCGCTTCCGCTGGGAATTCGCCGTGCGCAAGGTCGAGATTCCGGTGGTGCAGGCCCCCGGCCAGGAAGGAGGGGATGCCTCCGGCGGCGGGCCCGCCACCAGCGATGGGAAAGAGCCCGGCGCCGCCAACCAGGCTCCGCAGGCGGCGACGGAAAATTTGGCCAAGATGGTCACTAAAAAAATCAGCGAATCGGTGCGCGAGATCACCACCAAGGTCATCTGGCAGGAGCTGGAGGAGGACCAAACCCTGGTGGTGACGACGCACATCGCAAAACTGCAATGAAGTCGCAATTGGGACAAAAAGGGTTCACACTCCTCGAAGTCATGATCGCCATGTCCATCCTGGCGGCGATGGCCCTGGGCATGTTCGTGGCCGCCCAGCAGACCCTCAACAGCAAGGCCAGCACCGAGGACCGCGACGACGCCAACCACTCGGTGGTGCAGGCCCTCAACCGCATTTCCGAGGACCTCGACATGGCGATCATGGTGAAGAGCAAGGACCTGCTGGGGCTCACCTTCGACGGGGAATACGCCTTCGAGGGCGGGGAGTCGCGCCTGGATTTCGTCAGCTTCTCGCACCAGCGCTTCATCGCCGATGCCAAGGAGAGCGATCTGGCCGAGGTGAGCTACTACCTCGTGCCCATGCCCGACGAGGCGGGGCGGAACATGCTGATGCGGCGCGAGGCGACCAAGATCGACAAAAATCTCCAGGAGGGCGGCACCGCCTTTCCCCTGCTGGAGAACGTCGAGAGCCTGAGTTTCGAGTATCTCGATCCCAAGTCGGGCGAGTTCAAGAAGACCTGGGACTCGAAGTCCATCGATTTCAACAACCAGCTGCCGCAGGCCGTCAAGATCACCATCGAGGCCTTCCTCCCGGAGGAAGAGCAAAAGACCGTCTTCGCGACGATCGCCCCGATCCGGATGACGAAGCCGATTTCTTTCTAAGATGCGCACCACGGCTCCAAAACCGAATCGCCGTTCCGCCCGGGGCATCGCCCTGCTGATGGTGCTCGCCTCGCTCGCCATCCTGAGCAGCCTGGTCGTCGAGTTCGCCTACAACAGCAACGTGACCTACAACTTGGCCCTCAACCAGAAGGACCGGGTTCAGGCCTACTACCTGGCCGAGTCGGCGCTCAATTTCAGCAAGCTGATCCTGAAATTCGACAAGGAGGCCCGCAAACTCGCCGGCGAGGCCAGCAACAAGCTGGGACGTACCATCCAGATCCAGCCCCTCTACGAGATGATCCCGCTGAATTCCGAGATCCTGCGCGGCGTCGCCCAGATGGAAGGGGGGGCGGCCCCGGAAGGGGGCGAGGGCGAGGAGGGGGGCGAGGCCGCCCCGGAGGGTAGCCCCGCGGCGGGGGGCGGCGAGGCCTTGGGCGGCTTCAACCTCAAGGGGGCGGAGTCCTTCCTGGCCTTCGAGGGGAACTTCGCCTCCGAGATCGGCGAAGAAGACGCCAAGCTCAATGTCAACGCCTTTTTCAACCTTCAGCCCACGCAAAAAAGCTATGAGCGGCTCAAGAGCACGCTGTATCATCTCCTCCTGACCGACGAGTTCAAGGGGCTCTTCGAGGACAAGTTCCGCGGGGCCAAGGACCTGGCGCAGAACATCGCCGACTACATCGACAAGGACGACGCCCAAAACGAGCCGGGCGGCCAGGAGCGCGGCCGGGAAGGCGTGGGCGGCGGTCTCCAGGTCACGATGAAAAACGCCAAGCTGCTCTCCGTGGAAGAGCTCATGACGGTGCCGGGGATGACCGAGGATATCTTCCAGAAGCTGAAGCCTTACGTCACCGTCTACGGGGG
Coding sequences within it:
- the gspG gene encoding type II secretion system protein GspG; its protein translation is MSFRGVAKVLRSQAGMTLIEIMVVVAIIGSIAALVTVNVLNYLDESKVETTKIQMKNVEGALDQYKRRHGSYPTTEQGLSALVEKPTVGKVPDNYPPDGYLKAVPKDGWGNDFIYASPGTAGHKIEIISYGGDGQEGGEGFDADITNYEVKEEAKTE
- a CDS encoding type II secretion system protein, translated to MSPRGKAFFLRGWGMRLQRSDARGFTLIEIMIVVLIIALMMGMGVAILFPGNEAKLREQSAKLAGTIKFLYNEAAVKNKYYRLVFDLDQQSYAVESSTEPFLVRMIEEDPKKNAAKDEAPAEGEPGATPAAGFTGEEGMLVQTTKLPAGIKFKDVFVMHHKERQERGKVEAYFFPNGFVEPLVVNLTDEDEQSFYSLQVNPLTGRSKIRSEYYEAKPEELVPQPQEGSS
- a CDS encoding prepilin-type N-terminal cleavage/methylation domain-containing protein, with product MRRRTAGSAGFTLIEIMISLSILSISLLSIYAAQGNSLRASGRAENIQTASMLARQKMTEKMIELQKDLDKGKFPDEQINDQGEFEPPFERFRWEFAVRKVEIPVVQAPGQEGGDASGGGPATSDGKEPGAANQAPQAATENLAKMVTKKISESVREITTKVIWQELEEDQTLVVTTHIAKLQ
- a CDS encoding prepilin-type N-terminal cleavage/methylation domain-containing protein encodes the protein MKSQLGQKGFTLLEVMIAMSILAAMALGMFVAAQQTLNSKASTEDRDDANHSVVQALNRISEDLDMAIMVKSKDLLGLTFDGEYAFEGGESRLDFVSFSHQRFIADAKESDLAEVSYYLVPMPDEAGRNMLMRREATKIDKNLQEGGTAFPLLENVESLSFEYLDPKSGEFKKTWDSKSIDFNNQLPQAVKITIEAFLPEEEQKTVFATIAPIRMTKPISF